GCCGATGATTTCATCGGCTTTTGTCAGGTCGAGTTGGGCTTGAAGATCCGTGGCCTGATGTGCATTCCGCCATCCGATGATGATCCCAAGGCGCATTTCAAATTGCTGCGCAAGATTGCCAAGCGCAATGACATTGCGGACTTGTCGATGGGTATGAGCGCCGATTATCCTGAAGCCATCAAGCAAGGGGCAACCCTTGTGCGCGTCGGCAGCGCTATTTTTGGCGAGCGCCCACAAAAGCACTAGAAGCCGCTCTGAAATGCGATCAGCGACCAATCTGTATGCGCGTGTTCGGGCTCAGACCGGTTAGCAATTGCCTGAAATCAGGTTTGCTTAAGGCAATGCAGCCTTCCGTCGGCAAGTAGCCGGGCCGGGCAACATGCATGAACAGGGCGGAGCCTCTTCCCTTTTTTCGCACGCTGATGTTGATATCGAGCACCACGATCAGGTCATAGAGTGCGTCTTGTCGCCACATCTCTTCATGAGAGGTGGAAAAAGGTAAGCGAACCTGTTGGTTATAGCTTGGATGATCGGGCGCATCGCACCATCCCATGGCCCGATGAAGGGGCCGGAAGGCCAGCCGAGAGCGGGGTTTTGCTTCGCGGTCGGCGCGGTAGAATCCATAAAGCGGTCGGGTGACAAGGATCGATGTGGCGCCATCGCCTTCGCGTTTGTTCACGGTCAGACCAGTTTTTCCCAAGGCACAGGGAAAACAGAATCTGTCGGCCAGCACGTGCCCGCGGTTCGGCGTCAAGCCCGTCGATCTGATGCTTATCCTGTTAAGTGAGCCGCGCAAAAGGATAATTTCCTCGTTCTGTTCGGTATATTGATCCGGTCAATCTGTGTTACAGTTCCGTTTTCTCACGGATTTGTGAGCGCCATCAAATGGTTCTGACAGTGACGTGATTGGCTGTGATTTGCAATTGCAGCCTTCTGTTTCTTTATTGAAGCGAGAATAATCAATGCATTGGGCTTGATTGATCGGATTGAATGGCAACAGAGTTCGGCAGAGGGGTTTGTTGGGCGCGCCTGGTTCCATTCTGAGGATGCGAAAATGACTGCAAGAAAGATATTGCTCGTTGATGACGACACCGAACTGCGCGAAGCCCTTGTGGAGCAGCTGTCCCTGTATGAGGAATTCGACCTCTATCAGGAAGAATCCGCTGCAAAGGGCATCCAAACCGCGCGGTCGGATCATTTCGATTTGTTGGTGATGGATGTTGGTCTGCCGGATATGGATGGCCGCGAAGCGGTGAAATTGCTGCGTAAGGGCGATTTCAAGGCGCCGATCATCATGTTGACCGGCCATGACACGGACTCTGATACCATTCTGGGACTGGAAGCCGGGGCCAATGACTATGTCACCAAGCCGTTCCGTTTTGCGGTTCTGCTGGCCCGGATCCGTGCCCAGCTGCGTCAGCACGAAAATAGCGAAGATGCGACCTTCAGCGTGGGCCGTTATACCTTCAAGCCGGCCGCCAAGCTTCTGTCGGATGAATCCGGCAGCAAGGTGCGCCTCACTGAGAAGGAAACCTCGATCCTGAAATATCTGTATCGCTCAGGAGACAAGCCGGTCAGCCGTGATGTGCTACTGCATGAGGTCTGGGGCTACAATTCCGGCGTGACGACCCATACGCTGGAAACCCATATCTATCGTCTGCGCCAGAAAATTGAACGCAATCCGTCCAATGCGGAGCTGCTGGTCACCGAAGCGGGTGGCTACAAGCTGGTGCCATAAGGCGATCTGACCGGTTCGTGTGGGTGATCCGGTCGCCCGCCTTGACAAGAATGGCGTGCAAGCGCCTTTATAAAGCATGCCCGGTGGCTTCAATCCGCGGGCATGCTTTGTTATTTTGGCACCGAGCCACATTTCCCAACCCCGAGAAAAGCCGGACTGATGAGATCCCATGAGCCTGACCAGTGATATCGATCTATTGCGCAATGTGCCCTTCTTTGCCGATTTCTCCGAGGATCAGCTGCGCCTGTTGGCCTTTGGCGCGGAATCGCGGATGTATCGCGCCAAGCAGGTGATGTTTCGGCAGGGGGATCTTGCTGACTCCGGGTTTGTTATCAGTGAAGGGCAGGTGCGGATGACCATCACGGTGGATGGTGTCGACCAGCAGTCGCAGATTTTGGGCCCCGGCTCGCTGATCGGTGAAATGGCTCTGTTGGCCGAAACTCGTCGCTCGGCGATGGCCGCCGCGATTGAGGATGTCAAGGTGATTCAGATCCGGCGAATTCTGTTCCGTCGGGTGATGGATGAATATCCCGACCTTGCCGTACAACTGCGCGATAAGCTGGCTGGCCGTCTGAGCAACATGGTGCAGGATCTGGAGCAAGTCCGCTCGATGCTGGACCGCAATCAGGCCGCTGATATGAGCCTTGAAGAGGTTGCGGCTTTTGCCGACAAGCGCGACTAGCGGCTTTCTGCTTCTGGTTGGCACCCGAGGCTTCCAAGCATAACTAAACCCCCGCCGATGGATGATCGACGGGGGTTTTTTGTTTATTGGATCAGTTGTTTAGCGATTGCTTAGCGATTTTGGCGGTTGTCGATCAGATCTTCGACGACCGTTGGATCTGCCAGCGTCGAGGTATCGCCCAGCGAGCCAAAATCATCCTCGGCGATCTTGCGCAGAATACGGCGCATGATCTTGCCAGAACGGGTTTTCGGCAGCCCTGGTGCGAACTGGATGAGGTCCGGAGAGGCAATCGGGCCGATTTCGTGACGCACCCAGTCGCGCAGTTCCTTGCGCAGCTCTTCGGATGGTTCTTCCCCTTCCATCAGGGTGACATAGACATAGATGCCCTGACCCTTGATGTCATGCGGATAGCCAACCACGGCGGCTTCAGAGACCTTTTCGTGGGCGACGAGGGCGCTTTCTACCTCGGCGGTGCCCATGCGGTGGCCGGAAACGTTGATCACGTCATCAACGCGGCCGGTGATCCAGTAATAGCCATCGGCATCACGGCGGGCGCCGTCGCCTGCGAAATAGTAGCCCTTGAAGGTCTCGAAATAGGTGGAAACAAAGCGGTCATGATCGCCATAAACCGTGCGCATCTGGCCCGGCCAGCTGTCGGCAATGCAGAGAATGCCTTCGCATTCGGTCTCGGTGATTTCCTTGCCTTCATTGTCGAGCATCACCGGTTGTACACCGAAGAAGGGCCGCGTTGCGGAGCCGGGCTTGAGGTCCGTTGCACCGGGCAGTGGGGTGATCATGATGCCACCGGTTTCGGTCTGCCACCAGGTATCGACGATCGGGCATTTATTCTTGCCAACCACCTCATAATACCATTTCCAGGCTTCCGGGTTGATCGGTTCACCAACCGAGCCAAGCACGCGCAGGCTGGAAAGATCGGCCTTCTCGACATGCTCGTTGCCAGCCCCCATCAGGGAGCGGATGGCGGTTGGTGCGGTATAGAAGATGTTGACCTTGTGCTTGTCGCAGACATCCCAAAAGCGGGACGGGCTTGGATAGGTCGGGATCCCTTCGAACATTAGGGTGGTGGCACCATTGGCCAGCGGTCCATAGACAATATAGGAGTGACCGGTCACCCAACCCACGTCAGCGGTACACCAATAGATATCGCCATCATGATAGTCGAAGACATATTGATGGGTCATCGAGGCATAGACGAGATAACCGCCTGTGGTATGGACCACGCCTTTCGGTTTCCCGGTGGAGCCGGACGTGTAGAGGATGAAAAGCGGATCTTCGGCATTCATCGGCTCTGGTGGGCAGTCAGCAGAGGCTGGACCGACCACATCGTCATACCAGTGATCCCGGCCATCAATCATCGGCACGTCGCCGCCGGTGCGCTTGACCACGAGGCACTTGACGTCATGTTTGACTTTTTCAAGGGCTGCGTCGACGTTGGTTTTCAGAGGCACCTTGCGACCGCCGCGCAGGCCCTGATCGGCGGTGACAACCAGCTTGGCGGTTGAGCCTTCCACGCGATCGGCAAGCGCGTCCGGTGAAAAACCGCCAAAGACGATGGAGTGAATCGCGCCAATGCGCGCACAGGCCAGCATCGCATAAGCCGCTTCGGGGATCATCGGCATGTAGAGAATCACGCGGTCGCCTTTGGCAACGCCGAGTTCTTTGTAGGCATTGGCCAGTTTGGAGACGCGCTCATGCAGCTGTTTGTAGGTGATTTGCTCGTCATCTGCCGGGTCGTCGCCTTCCCAGATGATGGCGGTCTGATCCCCACGGCTCTCCAAATGGCGGTCGATGCAGTTGGCCGAGACATTCAGTTCGCCATCTTCGAACCACTTGATCGAGACATTGTGGTAGTCATACGAGGTATTCTTGACCTTGGTGTAAGGCTTCATCCAGTCGAGGCGTTTGCCATGCTCCGCCCAGAAGGCTACTGGATCTGACACCGACTGATTATACATCGACAAATAGGTGTCATTATCAATAAGGGCATTGGATGCCACATCCGCCGGCACCGGATAAACATTGTCCGACATGAGTTCCTCCCAGAACAGGTCCAAATTTGGGTTGCCATCCCGCTACGCAAAAACACGGCGATGGTCTGACGTTCGCGCCCATTATGCTCAGCGGAATGCACCCCGTCCACTGGCTCGATATTGCCCTTTGGTCGGTTGTTGGAGGGTTTTTTGTCAAAGATTGCGCTGAAAGCGCAGGGGTTTACGACTTTGGGCTAGTGTTGCCTGGAGGATCAATCGGGCAACAGGAAGATCTCACCCTGCCGTTTGGTCACCGTGACCGGGCTGAGAGACTGGCCAAGACAGGGGCCGGAGAGGCATTTGCCGTCGGACAAGCGAAAGCGCGCTCCATGGGTGGAGCAGACGATGAGGCTTGGATCGTTCCGGTCTAGAAATTCGTGCGGAAAGGTTTCAAGCGGCGTTTGAATATGGGGGCAGACATTGTGATAGCCGTGCACGGTCCCGTCTGGATCCATTGTAATGATCAGATCCAGATCTTTGTCCCGATGGGTAAGAATCGCGTTAAAGGCGCCGGTTGGCTGCAAATCGGCCAGTTTGCAAAGGAGAATCGGGGCGCTCTTGGGGTTTGGCATGGCAGGATCTTTTGCGAATCACCCTCTGGGAGTCAAATGGATCCCTGCAATGGTACAGCGAACCGACCCGCCTGCCATCTCGATTGTCGGGATGGACAGCGGCAGCAATCTAGCAGATTGCTCTATGGTCTCGATCTGGTCCGGGGTCAGTGCGTCATGGGCCCGGGTCGATAAAGCGAGAATGCGGCCCTCTGCGCCCTGCAACTCAATGGCATTGCCGGCAAAATTGCCAATCTGGTCATTTGTCAGGCCAATCACTGTGCGGCCTGATGCTTTGAGGCGGCTGATCATTTCGCGTTTGCGACTTTCATCCTCGATCATGTCGAGCCCAATCAGGGCAAATTCGGTGGCGATGCACATCAGCACATTGGTGTGATAGATCGCCGTGCCATGGGCGTCGCTGGCGGCAAAGGCCATGGGTTCGAAATTGAAGTGGGTCGAGAAACGCTCAAGGGCAATGGGGTCCGTTCGGTCCGATCTGGTGGCATAGGCGACCCGATCAATATGGTCGAGCACCATGGCTCCAGTGCCTTCAAGAAACAGGCCGTCCGGTTCAAGGCCTGAATAATCGATCACATCCTGCACACGGTAGCGATGCTTGAGCATTTCGATGATATCGGGGCGGCGTTCAAGGCGGCGATTCTCTGCTTTCATTGGATACATCGCGATATGACCGCCCGCATGGGTGGAGAACCAATTGTTGGGAAAGACCGAATCAGGAGTTTCGGTTGTCTGATCCTCAAACAGATGGACGGTGACGCCCGCTTCCTGCAGATGCTTTGCTGCCTGGGTTATTTCTGCATGGGCCAGAGCCGCGATGTCCGCTTGCCCATCAATCGGCAAATCCGTATCCAACGCCTGAAAGGCATTGTCGAGGGCCGTTTGGCCATTGATGTGGAAGTGGTGTGGGCGAATCATGACAATGGCGGCCGGAGCCTGAGCGGACATCATCGGGAGGTCTCCTGAATGGTCAGGCGATGGGCCTATTCGGCGGCTGTGACATTCTTTTCGGCTCGACGGACCATGCCATAGAGGTCGCGTGGTTCGTCCGGGTCAGCCAGCATGTCCAGATTGTCAAAGAATTCGGTGCCCTGAATGGCGCCATAGAGATAGCGCAGGGCAGAGAAATCCTCGATTGCGAAGCCGACCGAATCAAACAGGGTGATCTGGTTATCCGAGGTGCGGCCCGTTTCCTTGCCAGCAATTACTTGCCACAATTCCTTGACCGGGTGGTCCTCTGCCAACTGCTGGATTTCACCCTCAATGCGGGTTTGTGGCGGATATTCAACGAAAATGTCAGAGCGCAGCAGAATGTCCTTGTGCAGCTCGGTCTTGCCGGGGCAATCGCCGCCAATGGCGTTGATATGCTGCCCGGAGCCGACCATGTTGTCGGTCAGAATGGTGGCGCATTGTTTGTCGGCGGTGCAGGTGGTGATGATGTCGGCACCACTGACACATTCCTGATGGCTGTCGGTGCGAATGACAGTAAGGCCGGAATCGCGCAGGTTGAAGACCGCCTTGTCGGTGGCCACGGGGTCGATGTCATACAGACGGACAGTGTCGATGCCGCAGATGGACTTGAAGGCCAGGGCCTGAAACTCGCACTGGGCACCATTGCCGATCATTGCCATGACCTTTGCATTCTTTGGTGCCAGATACTTGGCCGCCACCGCTGACATGGCCGCGGTGCGCAGGGCGGTCAGAATGGTCATTTCAGTCAACAGGATCGGATAGCCGTTGCCAACATCGGCCAACAGGCCAAAGGCGGTGACCGTCTGTAGGCCCTCTTTGGTGTTTTTCGGATGACCATTGACGTATTTGAAGCCATAGACCTCGCCATCCGAGGTTGGCATCAGCTCGATCACGCCTTCCTTGGAGTGTGAGGCGACACGCGGGGTCTTGTCAAAGCTCTCCCAGCGTTTGAAATCACTCTCGATCTGCGCTGCGATGCCGCCGATCATCTTTTCCACGCCGATCGAGAGAATCAGTTTCATCATATTGTCGACGCTGACAAAGGGGACGAGATTGAGGCTGTCTTTTCGCGGTTTGATCATCGAGGCATCCTGCTTTCTGGCACAATGTGGGAGGGATCGGGTGCGACTGAAATGTGGTCTTTCAGGAACCGATTGCGCTTTGTTGTTGAGAATAGCGGGCCGGTTAATCAGACAAAATGGCAAAAGGCTTCAATAATCGACAGACTTTTGATAATTTCGTCAGATGTTTTTATGCAAAATGATAAATTTGGGGCGCGAAGGGACATGACAACACACTCAGCGAAGCATGTTTATGATCAACTGGACAAGGAGTTGATTTCGCTTTTGCGCCATGACGGGCGGGCGCCATTATCCAAGCTCGCCGATATTCTCAAAGTGTCGCGCGGAACAGTGCAGAATCGCCTCGACCGATTGCAGGAATCCGGTGCGGTGATCGGCTTTACGGTGAGGGTGCGCGAAGATTATGAGCTTGATGGTATCCGGGCGGTGATGATGATCGAGGTGGTGGGAAAATCCACTTCGCAGGTGATCAAGCGTCTGCGCGGCATGCCGGAGCTTCAAACCCTGCATACCACCAATGGCTCGTGGGATCTGGTGGCGGAAATTCAGGCCGCGTCTCTCTCCGATTTTGATCGGGTGCTGCGTGAGGTGCGGCTGATTGAAGGGGTGCTGAACAGCGAAACGAGCATTCTGCTCAGCACCATCTGAACCGGTTGCCCTTTTGTCAGCCAAACCAGCCGAGAATCGCGCCCTGAGCAGCGAGATTGACCAGCCAGTGGCCGCCATCTATCAGAGTGAGGCGGAAGGGCTTTTTCTGATAGGCATAATTGACGGTGAGGGTCGTGGCGACAAATCCGATCCAGATGAAAATTGCCGACATCATTCCGCGCCGCGGGGTCGGGTCGCCGACATGGACCAGAATGCCAAACAGCATGGTCGCTATGACGATATTGGCCAAGGCGGCGATGATGAAAGGCAGTGGGCTTTGCTTGCCGTCCGCACCCTTAATGGTTTCGGGAGTCAGGCCTGCCGCCGTCATCCATGGTTTGGCCAGCAGCATGTACCAGATAGCACCGATGGCATACCCGGCCAGTGCTGACAGCAACACGGCGATCCAATTGACTTCATCCAACGGCATTGTCTTCTCCCAGCCTTGATTCCTGAACTGACGGCTCCGTTCGGGTTGTATCAGAAGATCAGGGAAATTGACTATTAAATCTTGTTTGGTTTATTGCATGTGAAAAAGCTTCAACCGAATGTGATTGGCACTTGAAAGGCACTTCGCCTTACCTTTCAGCATGATCTCATTTTCTGAATATGGCATGGTGCCGAACTTCTTCAAAGCCGGGTGGTCACGATGATGCTTTCTCGACGCGCATTGATGCGCCTTGTTCCTGCTGCTGTTGCTCTGGGTGTCGGACTCGCTTCGGCTGTGCCGGGCGTTGCTGCCACGGGGGATAGCCCCGTCGTGGTGGAGTTATTTACCTCGCAGGGCTGCTCGTCCTGTCCGCCAGCGGACAAGCTGTTGGGTGAATTGTCGGCCAATCCAAATGTGATTGCCCTGACGCAGGCTGTCGATTACTGGGACTATCTTGGCTGGAAGGATGAAAATGCCCGCAAAGCTCATACGGTTCGTCAGCAGAATTATGCCCGGGTGCGCGGGGATCGCCGCATCTATACCCCCCAAATGGTGATCAATGGGCGCACCCATGTGGTCGGATCCCGCCGTGGGGAAGTGGAGCGCGGTCTGGCGCGTGGTGCAAAGGCTTTGTCCGTTATTATCAAAACCGAAACCTCGCGCGATGCCCTCAAGATTTCGGTGGCAGGATCAAACAGCGTTGACAAACGGGTGCGCAATAGCACGCTTTATCTCGTTCCATTCAAAAAGTCGGTTTCGGTGGCGATCAAGCGGGGAGAAAACCGGGGTCGGACCGTAACCTATCATAATGTGGTGTCCGGGATGCGGCCGATTGGTATGTGGCATGGGGATTCGATTGCCGTCGAGTTGCCTCTGGCGGAATTGCAGGAGCATGGATTTGATGGCTGCGCGGTGTTGCTTCAGGCAGATCTGAAAGGATTGCCCGGTCCCATACATGGTGCAGCCATGGTGTCATTCTGACAAATGACGGGGTCAGGACGTCAGGCGCTTCTTGACCAGCTTCCAGCCCGTGATCATTGGGGTGACCAGATTTTCGCGTTTCCAGATCTTGTAAAAGAGGATCGCGGCAACATGAAGGACCACGATGATCATCACGGCCTTTGATAAAATATGATGCAGTCGATTGGCTAGCACCGACATATCATAGCCGACATAGCTGGCAAGCGGGCCGACATTGACATAGTCATCAGGATCGGAAACCAGACCGGTTACTGCCTGGGCGATCAGAATGGCCAGAAGCGCGAACGCGGCGAATGCGCCGAGTGGATTGTGCCCCGGCCAGTAGCTCGGTTCACGCCGGGCTATGGTGGACAGATACCTTATGACCGCGTTCGGGCCATAAATGAAATGACTGAACCGGGCCGTTTTTGGGCCAACAAATCCCCAAATCAGGCGGAAGGCCAACAGGCCGCAGACTGCATATCCGGCATAGAAATGCAGGGTCATGACATCCGGGCCAAATTCCCCCAGTCCCCATGCAGTTGCCACCGCGATGACAAGGGCCCAATGAAAGAGCCGCAGGGCCGGGTCCCAGATTTTGACATGCTCAACGTTGCTCGGGACTTCCGTGTTTGAATGCTTGTCGCTCATGCTGTTTCTCTGATGTCAGAATATGGCTGATAGGAGACGAGAATGATAAAGACCGGGACGGATGCCCGGTCTCTGGATTGAATGAAAAATTCTATTTCTCGCGGAAGCTGTCGTGGCAGGCTTTGCAGGTGCCGCCGGTTTGACCCAGAGCCTTGCCAAGCTCGGCGCGGCCCTTGCCAGCTTCGGTTTGCAACATGGCAACGGCTCCCGCCAGAGCGCCCGCTTTCTCGCCAAATTCTGGGAAATTGTCCCAAATTTCCTTCTTGGAGCGGGTTTTGCCGGACATTGCGGAGGAATCCGTACCCGGTACAAAGAGGAAACCGATGTTGGTCTTGGACAGATGGAACAGATTGTCGGCGTGGGTTTGCGCCTTTTTGGCATCATACTCGACTTCGCCCTTGGCCATGGCTGCGAGTGCGCCCATATTGGCCCCAAGCAGTTTGAAATGCCCCTGACGGGCTTCGATGGCTTTGTCGTTGGCGAGGGCAGGAACAGCAAGGAGGGAAGCAGCGACGGCTGCAAGAGCAAGTGTGCGCATAGTTTGGTCCTCTTGATCGTTGGTCATTCAATGGTTCGAATTATAAAAATTTGAAGTGTGACGATCGTATCAGCATCATTTCGGCTTTTTGATGCATTGCACGGTCTCATCAATAAACTTTCCGTGATCAGGGCCACTGACTGCGGAAAGGGCAGCTGACTCTTATGGCAGATAATTTGCACTATTATGAATATAGCCAACCTGCCACGGGTTGAAAGCCTTTGTCGCACTCTGATGCCAATTGTCGCGGGCAGCCGAGCAAATGGTCAAGGCCCTCTTCTGATTTGTTCGCAGGAGATCCGGATTTGGATCGATTCTGCAAAAAAGGCCCGCCGGATTGTATTTCTCGGCGAGCCTTTGGAGTGCCATCACTCAGTGAAGGGGTTACAGACCGGCTTTTTCGCGGACTTCGTCAAACTTGTTTGCCGCATTCTTCCATTCCGGGCCCTGATCAAAGCGCAGCAGCGAAGTGATGAACTGATCTGAGAATTCCTCGGCGGCCTGGGCTGGCAGGAGCGAAGGCAGATTGTCAATGGACGTGACTTCCACCGCATCGCCGGCGCCATTTTTCGCCACTTCGATCACCGGTTCGGTCCAACTGGTCGGCGCGTCATAAATGGGCAGTGGGTTGAAATCAGAGAAAGGATCGCAGGAGACGTCGGCGATGACTTTCATAGTGCAATTGGCGTCTGACAGGTGGCTCTTGTTGGCCAGCAACAGGCCGGGGCCGAACATCAGCACGCAATTGACCATCAGGTCATGAGACAGAAGCGTCTGGCGATCGAGCAGACGGGTTTCCTCAATGTCCCATTTGGTCACCGAGAAGCCGACCGCTTCAAGGCATTCACAAGCGCCCGTGCCGGAGCGTCCCTTGGCACCGATAACAATGGCGGTCGGCATATCGCCGTCCCCTTCGGTGGCCAAAGCGCGCAATTTCTCGATGATCACATCCTGACTTTCATAAGGGCTGACACCATGGAGGATTTCGTCGCGCCCGGCGCGGCGTTCGAGCAGACGGTGCGCCCCGAGGGCGGCGCCCATCCAACCGGCCCAATAACCAAAGGCGGCAACCCGGCGGCCATCGTCGCCAACGAGGAACTCGATGTCATAAAGCAGGCCGTCGCCCTTGGTGAAGCGGGCCATCTCACCTTCCCAACCGGTCTGGTCCTTATAAATATGGGCGAAATGGATCATCCGATGTGGCAGCTCGGCAGGGGTTTCGGCCAGTTCTTTGAGGCCCAAAATGACCGTGTCCTTGGGGGCATCGACCCAGGAGCGCGGGGCCGCGATGGCGCAGCCTGCCGCTTCATAGTCAGCATCGGCAAAGGCGCGTTTGTCACTGGCCTCGACGGTGACTTGGAAGCCAGCATCGTGCAGGATTTTTGCATTTTTCGGGGTCAGAGCCGTGCGGCGCTCGGTGCTGCGATCTTCGTCGCGCAGCCAGATATGGGCTTTGGGTTCGGACATGGTTGGTCTCCATCTGGTCGGCAGGCGCGCCCGCTATTTTGCTTCAGATTTGCTTCAGGCGCTGTCTTTTTTCGTTGGCGGCTAGATTACCCGCTTTGAATCAAAAAGATAGAGGGAGGCCTGTGCCGAAATGTTGGATCGGGATGCGATTTCGTCATTTTGCCAGTATGCCAGCGCAGCTTGTCGCCCCGAGGGCTAGCTGGTCCGGCTGAGGGTCGCGGTCATCAGACCTGCGCCAATCAGAAAGGACGCGCCCGCCTGATGGGTGCGTTTGATGAAGCGGGGGTTCGACAGGGTCTGGCTGAAACTGCCTGCAAGCAGGGCCCAACTGGTGACGATGACGGCAACACAGCCAAGAAAAGTGGCTTCCAACAAAGCAAATTGCATCAGGGCCGGGGCTGTCGGGTCAACAAATTGCGGCACGAAGGCGACGAAGAAGATGATACCTTTGGGATTGAGCGCGGTGACAGTGAAGGCACTCCAAAACATCTTGCTCCGGCTGGTTTCGGACTGGCCGTCGCCCAGTTCGATGCGGCCACCTGCATTGCGCCACATCTTGATGCCGAGCCACAGCAGATAGGCCGCGCCGATCCATTTGAGAATGGTGAAGAGCAGGGCGGAGGTAGCAAGGATCGCTCCGGCACCGAGCAAGGATGCGGTCATGGTGAACAGATCACCCATCAAGACACCGGGAATTGTCGACCACGCGGTCTTGCGCCCCCCACCCAAGGCATAGGAGATCACCAGAATGACGGTCGGGCCGGGAATGATCAACAAGGCAGAACTGGCGAGGATGAAGGCGATCCAGACGTCAATTGGCATAGATGCTATTCCTGTTTGGCAGTGATGTGGCTCTTTCCAGCAAACGCAGACTTGTCTATGAAAGGCAAGACACTTTCCGGGAGACGCTCGTGACGACCTTGTTCTTTGATCTAGACGGTACATTGATTGATCCGGCAGAGGGAATCATCAATTGCCTGCATCATGCCTTCGACACCCTCGGCATCAAGGATGTGCCTGAGGATCTGCACTGGTGCATCGGGCCACCCTTGCATGATAGCTTTGCAACCCTTGTCGGGCCGGACCGGGTGGATGAGGCGCTTGCCGCCTACCGGCAACGCTATGGCGAACTTGGTCTGTATGAGCATGTGGTTTATGAGGGCATCCCGGACTTGTTGGCTGATTTGAATCGGCGGGGCTATCAACTATGTCTGGCAACGTCGAAGGTGAAGGTCTTTGCCGATCGGATCCTGACACATTTCAATCTGGCGCAGCATTTCCAACATGCTTTCGGGTCCGAGCTGGACGGCAGCCTGAGCAACAAAGCCGAGTTGCTGGCCCATGGGCTGGCGGTCACGGGCGTTGCGGCGGCAGATGCGGTGATGATTGGAGATCGCAAATTTGATATGATCGGGGCGTCGGCCAACGACATCGCGACCATCGGCGTGACCTGGGGCTATGGCAGCGTTGAGGAGTTGGAACAGGCGGGCGCTGGGCGACTTGTTGCTTCAGTGGCAGACTTGGCTGGCCTTTTTGGCTGAAATTGGGCGTTTTTTGTGGCCTATGGGCTTCAAAGCGGTTGACCTTTGAGTCATTTGCGCGTAGAAGCGCCCCATTCTCAATTGCCGATATGACAATTTGAGCCACTGACCCGGTCCCGCAATGGTATAAAGAGAACCGGGAAGTCCACATCCGACAGCGCGATGCGCCCTCGGATGCTTTTTGCTATGGCCCGTTGTTTTTCTTCTTTGAAAGCACTTGGCGCGAGGCAGGAAAAGGCCCAAATTTGACCCATCGGCAGGTTGAGAAAACTCGAAGGAGCAATGAATGTTTGAATCTCTATCAGATCGCCTAAGCGGCATTTTTGACAAGCTCTCCAAACGCGGTGCGCTGAGTGAAGCTGATGTCAATTCTGCGCTGCGTGAAGTGCGACGCGCTCTGATCGAGGCGGACGTTGCTCTGGATGTGGTGCGTAGCTTCACCGAGCAGGTGAAGGAAAAGGCGGTCGGTGTCGAGGTGATCAAATCGGTCAGCCCGGCGCAGATGGTGATCAAGCTGGTCCATGACCAGATGGTCGAGATGCTCGGCGCGGATACCAAGACCATCGATCTGAATGCCCCTGCGCCTGTGGCGATCATGA
This DNA window, taken from Cohaesibacter intestini, encodes the following:
- a CDS encoding L,D-transpeptidase family protein, yielding MLADRFCFPCALGKTGLTVNKREGDGATSILVTRPLYGFYRADREAKPRSRLAFRPLHRAMGWCDAPDHPSYNQQVRLPFSTSHEEMWRQDALYDLIVVLDINISVRKKGRGSALFMHVARPGYLPTEGCIALSKPDFRQLLTGLSPNTRIQIGR
- a CDS encoding response regulator transcription factor, coding for MTARKILLVDDDTELREALVEQLSLYEEFDLYQEESAAKGIQTARSDHFDLLVMDVGLPDMDGREAVKLLRKGDFKAPIIMLTGHDTDSDTILGLEAGANDYVTKPFRFAVLLARIRAQLRQHENSEDATFSVGRYTFKPAAKLLSDESGSKVRLTEKETSILKYLYRSGDKPVSRDVLLHEVWGYNSGVTTHTLETHIYRLRQKIERNPSNAELLVTEAGGYKLVP
- a CDS encoding cyclic nucleotide-binding domain-containing protein, whose product is MSLTSDIDLLRNVPFFADFSEDQLRLLAFGAESRMYRAKQVMFRQGDLADSGFVISEGQVRMTITVDGVDQQSQILGPGSLIGEMALLAETRRSAMAAAIEDVKVIQIRRILFRRVMDEYPDLAVQLRDKLAGRLSNMVQDLEQVRSMLDRNQAADMSLEEVAAFADKRD
- the acs gene encoding acetate--CoA ligase, yielding MSDNVYPVPADVASNALIDNDTYLSMYNQSVSDPVAFWAEHGKRLDWMKPYTKVKNTSYDYHNVSIKWFEDGELNVSANCIDRHLESRGDQTAIIWEGDDPADDEQITYKQLHERVSKLANAYKELGVAKGDRVILYMPMIPEAAYAMLACARIGAIHSIVFGGFSPDALADRVEGSTAKLVVTADQGLRGGRKVPLKTNVDAALEKVKHDVKCLVVKRTGGDVPMIDGRDHWYDDVVGPASADCPPEPMNAEDPLFILYTSGSTGKPKGVVHTTGGYLVYASMTHQYVFDYHDGDIYWCTADVGWVTGHSYIVYGPLANGATTLMFEGIPTYPSPSRFWDVCDKHKVNIFYTAPTAIRSLMGAGNEHVEKADLSSLRVLGSVGEPINPEAWKWYYEVVGKNKCPIVDTWWQTETGGIMITPLPGATDLKPGSATRPFFGVQPVMLDNEGKEITETECEGILCIADSWPGQMRTVYGDHDRFVSTYFETFKGYYFAGDGARRDADGYYWITGRVDDVINVSGHRMGTAEVESALVAHEKVSEAAVVGYPHDIKGQGIYVYVTLMEGEEPSEELRKELRDWVRHEIGPIASPDLIQFAPGLPKTRSGKIMRRILRKIAEDDFGSLGDTSTLADPTVVEDLIDNRQNR
- a CDS encoding Rieske (2Fe-2S) protein, translating into MPNPKSAPILLCKLADLQPTGAFNAILTHRDKDLDLIITMDPDGTVHGYHNVCPHIQTPLETFPHEFLDRNDPSLIVCSTHGARFRLSDGKCLSGPCLGQSLSPVTVTKRQGEIFLLPD
- the ctlX gene encoding citrulline utilization hydrolase CtlX, whose translation is MMSAQAPAAIVMIRPHHFHINGQTALDNAFQALDTDLPIDGQADIAALAHAEITQAAKHLQEAGVTVHLFEDQTTETPDSVFPNNWFSTHAGGHIAMYPMKAENRRLERRPDIIEMLKHRYRVQDVIDYSGLEPDGLFLEGTGAMVLDHIDRVAYATRSDRTDPIALERFSTHFNFEPMAFAASDAHGTAIYHTNVLMCIATEFALIGLDMIEDESRKREMISRLKASGRTVIGLTNDQIGNFAGNAIELQGAEGRILALSTRAHDALTPDQIETIEQSARLLPLSIPTIEMAGGSVRCTIAGIHLTPRG